The Anastrepha ludens isolate Willacy chromosome 2, idAnaLude1.1, whole genome shotgun sequence genome contains a region encoding:
- the LOC128858346 gene encoding cAMP-dependent protein kinase catalytic subunit 2-like: MNSDPMFVFNPSVDYDLILALFLEEFNTRWDSVTPSPENGLVGFEEVAIIGSGSFGKVALIKERKTGDYYAVKQMLKDKIVKVKEVAHVHNEKRVLASIKFPTLIWLEFSRKDFDQIYLGMPYIGGGELFTYHRKMRKFSEKQARFYAAQVFLGLEYLHFVHLIYRDLKPENIMLDEKGYIKITDFGFAKRVKTRTMTLCGTPEYFAPEIIQAKPYGSCVDWWSFGVLVYEMVFGSSPFSKYSRDKMVMYSKICEGDYKMPQIFSTALKDLIFNLLQVDLSRRFGCLINGNKDIKDHVWFKAIDWFAILNQEVHAPYIPEIMQPSDFYSFDRFPEHTRTPQSKFCRHCDLFEDF, translated from the exons ATGAACAGTGACCCTATGTTCGTTTTCAATCCATCTGTGGATTATGATCTAATACTCGCACTATTTCTGGAAGAATTTAATACGCGTTGGGACAGCGTGACGCCATCCCCGGAAAACGGACTCGTAGGCTTTGAAGAAGTAGCAATAATTGGTTCCGGTTCGTTCGGTAAAGTG GCTTTGATAAAGGAAAGGAAAACTGGCGATTATTATGCAGTCAAGCAGATGTTAAAAGACAAAATTGTCAAGGTGAAGGAGGTGGCGCATGTACACAATGAGAAGCGTGTATTGGCCAGCATAAAATTCCCCACTCTCATTTGGTTGGAATTTTCAAGAAAAGATTTTGATCAAATCTACTTGGGCATGCCTTACATTGGTGGCGGGGAATTATTTACATATCATCGCAA aATGCGAAAATTCAGTGAAAAACAGGCACGCTTCTATGCTGCTCAAGTATTCCTCGGCCTGGAGTACTTGCATTTTGTCCATCTTATATATCGTGACTTGAAACCCGAAAACATAATGCTCGATGAGAAGGGTTATATTAAAATAACTGATTTTGGATTTGCTAAg AGAGTTAAAACTCGCACCATGACTCTATGTGGCACGCCCGAATATTTTGCGCCAGAAATTATTCAGGCAAAACCTTATGGCTCATGCGTGGATTGGTGGTCCTTTGGCGTATTAGTATATGAAATGGTATTCGGGTCATCACCTTTCTCGAAGTACAGTCGGGACAAAATGGTTATGTactcaaaaatttgtgaaggCGATTACAAAATGCCACAGATCTTTAGTACCGCCCTTAAAGACTTAATCTTCAATTTGTTGCAAGTTGACCTGTCTAGAAG atttgGCTGTTTAATTAATGGCAATAAGGATATCAAGGATCATGTGTGGTTTAAGGCAATCGATTGGTTTGCGATACTCAATCAAGAAGTGCATGCCCCCTATATCCCGGAAATAATGCAACCTTCGGATTTTTACAGTTTTGATCGATTCCCGGAGCACACGAGAACCCCCCAGTCAAAATTCTGCCGGCATTGTGATCTTTTTGAGgacttttaa